A window of Solanum stenotomum isolate F172 chromosome 3, ASM1918654v1, whole genome shotgun sequence contains these coding sequences:
- the LOC125859663 gene encoding protein NUCLEAR FUSION DEFECTIVE 4-like, with protein MESSKWLAAVASIWIQCSSGASYAFGIYSPVLKSTQFYDQSTLDTVSVFKDIGANAGILSGLLYTAVAAKPRSGLGRFSFLQGGPWIVHLAGAIQCFAGYFFMWLAVTGTIKRPPVTVMSLFMFIAAHAQTFLNTANVVAAVQNFPDHSGTIVGIMKGFLGLSGAILIQVYQTIFNNNPTSLILMLALLPTIVTLMLMFLVTVHETPSRNEEKYLQGFLLVSLVIAAYLLFLRILENVFVFPEWAKIITLLVLFALLCSPISVVVKAQSVDLERLPPSVTSSTSLLIDEPEWESSDKLAVENIMDYDEVPTDTVQRKASSILQPDEQKNLWQAMCTIDFWLLFVAMICGMGSGLATINNISQIGESLGYTTLARSTLVSLWSIWNFLGRLGAGYVSDIFLLRRGWPRPLFMVFTLAAMTGGHVIIASGFPGNLYVGSLLVGVCYGSQWSLMPTISKEIFGVVHMGTIFNTIAIASPVGSYVLSVRVIGYIYDKEASGEGNSCFGTHCFMLSYFILASVSLFGVVVALALFYRTRRFYSRVLMLC; from the exons ATGGAGAGCAGCAAATGGCTAGCAGCGGTGGCTAGCATATGGATCCAGTGCAGCAGCGGCGCGTCATACGCCTTCGGCATCTACTCCCCTGTGCTCAAGTCCACCCAATTTTACGATCAATCAACTCTCGACACCGTCTCTGTTTTCAAAGATATCGGCGCCAACGCCGGAATTCTCTCCGGCCTCCTTTATACCGCTGTCGCCGCCAAGCCTAGATCCGGCCTAGGACGATTCTCATTTCTCCAGGGCGGGCCATGGATCGTACATCTGGCTGGGGCGATCCAGTGCTTTGCCGGTTATTTCTTCATGTGGCTTGCCGTCACCGGAACCATAAAGAGGCCGCCTGTGACTGTTATGTCCCTGTTCATGTTCATTGCTGCTCATGCTCAGACTTTCCTTAATACGGCTAATGTTGTTGCGGCCGTTCAAAATTTCCCGGACCATAGTGGCACTATTGTGGGTATCATGAAG GGTTTTCTTGGTTTGAGTGGAGCAATTCTAATACAAGTGTATCAGACCATATTCAATAACAACCCAACCTCGCTGATATTGATGCTTGCATTACTTCCTACTATAGTCACTCTGATGCTCATGTTTTTGGTGACAGTCCATGAGACACCTTCAAGAAATGAGGAGAAATATTTACAGGGCTTCTTATTGGTTTCTTTAGTTATTGCTGCATATCTTCTGTTCTTACGGATTTTGGAGAATGTCTTTGTCTTCCCAGAATGGGCAAAGATCATTACATTATTGGTTCTCTTTGCTCTTCTCTGTTCTCCTATTAGTGTTGTAGTCAAGGCCCAAAGCGTTGATCTAGAGAGACTGCCGCCATCAGTCACATCTTCTACCTCTCTATTGATAGATGAACCTGAATGGGAGAGTTCTGATAAATTGGCTGTTGAGAATATTATGGATTATGATGAAGTGCCAACAGATACAGTCCAGCGAAAGGCTAGCTCTATCTTGCAGCCTGatgaacaaaaaaatttgtggCAAGCCATGTGCACCATAGACTTTTGGCTTCTATTTGTCGCGATGATATGTGGGATGGGATCAGGACTGGCCACGATAAATAACATTAGCCAGATTGGGGAATCACTTGGTTACACAACATTGGCAAGAAGTACATTAGTTTCACTTTGGAGTATATGGAATTTTCTTGGCCGTCTTGGAGCTGGATATGTATCAGATATATTTCTGCTCAGGAGAGGGTGGCCAAGGCCATTATTCATGGTCTTTACTCTAGCGGCAATGACTGGTGGCCATGTGATTATCGCATCAGGTTTTCCCGGAAATTTATATGTGGGTTCACTGCTAGTAGGTGTTTGCTATGGGTCGCAGTGGTCATTGATGCCTACCATAAGTAAAGAGATATTTGGTGTGGTCCATATGGGTACAATTTTCAACACAATCGCCATAGCTAGTCCAGTGGGCTCTTATGTTCTTTCTGTCAGAGTAATCGGCTATATATATGACAAAGAGGCATCAGGAGAAGGAAATTCATGCTTTGGTACTCACTGCTTCATGTTATCTTATTTCATATTAGCATCAGTAAGTCTTTTTGGAGTTGTAGTTGCCTTGGCATTGTTTTATAGGACAAGAAGGTTCTATTCTCGTGTGCTCATGTTGTGCTGA
- the LOC125858487 gene encoding protein NUCLEAR FUSION DEFECTIVE 4-like: MDLDPDYNPSFKAKINTKWVATVASIWIQCTSGSLYTFAIYSSILKSTQGYDQSSLNVVSVFKDVGANVGILSGLLYSSVTGRRHRCGGPWVVLLAGAIQCFAGYYLMWLTVMGLLPKPPLWVMCLYMLLAAHAMTFFNTANVVTAVHNFPNYRGTIVGIMKGFLGLSGAILIQVYQTIFRNRPTAYLLLLALLPPITTLLLMSFVTISQTNEDDEKKHLNGFSLIALVLASYLMAEIIVGNIFSLQLSVRIITFTILIFLLLSPISVAISAHKEKSYRIIKYLLEQNSPEDEQHRSQAYFVDMGQSHGNYEELPAGAVQGRDMNERRTPEWGENMNLFQAMCTTGFWFLFVTTACGMGTGLATVNNISQIGGSLGYTILETNTLVSLWSIWNFLGRFGAGYISDYFLRSLGWSRALFIVATLASMTVGHAVIASGLPGALYAGSVIVGICYGSQWSLMPTIASEIFGAGHLGTIFNTITIAGPVGSYILSVWVVGYLYDKEASDEGNMCTGTHCFMLSFFIMAASTFFGALVALALFFRTRNFYSNFVHRRGANTITG, encoded by the exons ATGGATTTAGACCCAGATTACAACCCCAGTTTTAAGGCCAAGATCAACACCAAATGGGTAGCTACAGTCGCTAGTATATGGATCCAATGTACCAGCGGTTCACTCTACACATTCGCCATTTATTCTTCCATTCTCAAATCTACCCAAGGATACGATCAATCATCCCTCAATGTCGTCTCCGTATTCAAAGATGTCGGCGCTAATGTCGGCATACTTTCCGGCTTACTCTACTCATCAGTCACCGGTCGCCGCCACCGTTGTGGTGGGCCATGGGTGGTGCTACTTGCCGGAGCTATTCAGTGCTTTGCTGGGTATTATCTTATGTGGTTGACCGTTATGGGGCTTCTACCTAAACCCCCTTTATGGGTTATGTGCCTCTATATGCTTTTAGCTGCTCATGCTATGACTTTCTTCAATACGGCAAACGTTGTTACTGCTGTGCACAATTTCCCTAATTATAGAGGCACCATTGTTGGCATCATGAAG GGTTTTCTCGGGTTGAGTGGAGCAATATTAATTCAAGTATATCAGACAATCTTTAGAAACAGGCCCACTGCATATCTTCTGTTGTTAGCATTGTTGCCTCCTATTACTACTCTGTTACTTATGTCATTCGTAACAATCTCGCAAACAaatgaagatgatgagaagaAGCATCTTAATGGTTTCTCATTGATTGCTCTGGTACTGGCTTCTTATCTCATGGCTGAAATCATTGTGGGAAACATCTTCTCTTTACAACTGTCCGTTCGCATCATTACTTTTACTATACTCATTTTCTTGCTGCTTTCCCCAATTTCTGTTGCGATCAGTGCCCacaaggaaaagtcttatagaATAATTAAATACTTACTCGAGCAAAACTCACCGGAGGATGAGCAGCATAGATCTCAGGCATATTTTGTGGACATGGGGCAAAGTCATGGAAACTATGAGGAGTTGCCTGCTGGTGCTGTTCAAGGGAGAGATATGAATGAGAGGAGGACTCCAGAATGGGGGGAAAACATGAATCTTTTTCAGGCAATGTGCACCACTGGTTTTTGGTTTTTGTTTGTCACCACTGCATGTGGAATGGGCACAGGGCTGGCCACAGTTAATAACATTAGCCAGATAGGAGGGTCACTTGGGTACACTATCTTAGAGACAAATACTTTAGTTTCTCTTTGGAGTATCTGGAATTTTCTTGGTCGCTTTGGAGCTGGTTATATTTCAGATTATTTCTTGCGCTCATTAGGTTGGTCAAGGGCATTATTTATTGTTGCTACTCTGGCTAGTATGACTGTTGGCCATGCTGTGATAGCATCTGGTCTGCCTGGTGCTTTGTATGCAGGCTCTGTTATAGTTGGAATTTGTTATGGATCACAGTGGTCACTAATGCCCACAATTGCTTCTGAGATATTTGGTGCAGGGCATCTGGGCACAATATTTAACACCATAACCATAGCAGGCCCTGTAGGATCTTATATACTGTCTGTTTGGGTTGTCGGATACCTCTACGATAAGGAAGCATCAGATGAAGGGAACATGTGTACTGGAACTCACTGCTTCATGTTATCCTTCTTTATCATGGCAGCTTCCACTTTCTTTGGGGCTCTCGTGGCCTTGGCTTTGTTCTTTCGGACAAGAAACTTCTACAGTAATTTTGTTCACAGAAGAGGTGCAAATACCATTACTGGTTAG
- the LOC125858488 gene encoding (+)-cis,trans-nepetalactol synthase NEPS2-like: MENPIPPSFNPKLNGKIAIITGGASGIGEATAYLFAQHGGQVVIADIQEEKGRSVAESIGSTHCTFIKCDVTDEQQVQSLVQSTVEIHGRVDIMFSNAGIASHNEHAQDILGFNLDALDNLFAVNVRGSVACVKHAAKAMVEGGVKGKIICTASAAATMGVTRQIDYAMSKHAVLGLVRSASKGLGAYGIRVNCVSPAAVATPLLEKSMKMGVEELEKLFESFNCLKVGALRASHVADAVLFLASDDSQFVTGHNLVVDGGFHPPM; this comes from the coding sequence ATGGAAAACCCAATTCCGCCATCATTCAATCCAAAATTGAACGGTAAAATTGCCATCATCACCGGAGGAGCAAGCGGAATTGGCGAAGCGACAGCATATCTGTTTGCTCAACATGGCGGTCAGGTAGTAATTGCTGACATCCAAGAAGAAAAAGGTCGATCGGTTGCGGAATCAATCGGGTCCACTCACTGCACTTTCATTAAATGTGACGTTACAGACGAGCAACAAGTCCAATCCCTGGTACAATCAACAGTGGAAATTCACGGTCGAGTCGATATAATGTTCAGCAACGCCGGAATTGCAAGCCACAACGAGCACGCACAAGATATTCTAGGGTTCAATCTGGATGCTTTAGATAACCTATTCGCGGTCAACGTTCGTGGGTCAGTCGCTTGCGTGAAACACGCGGCGAAGGCAATGGTGGAAGGTGGGGTAAAAGGGAAGATAATATGCACGGCGAGCGCGGCGGCAACGATGGGGGTAACGAGGCAAATTGACTACGCAATGTCGAAACACGCAGTACTGGGATTGGTGAGGTCTGCAAGTAAAGGACTGGGTGCGTATGGTATACGAGTGAACTGTGTTTCTCCAGCAGCAGTGGCAACACCATTGTTAGAGAAATCGATGAAAATGGGTGTAGAGGAGCTGGAAAAACTGTTTGAATCCTTCAATTGCTTGAAAGTTGGAGCTCTTAGAGCTTCTCATGTAGCTGATGCCGTCTTGTTTTTGGCGTCGGATGACTCTCAGTTTGTCACCGGCCATAATTTGGTCGTCGATGGAGGTTTTCATCCTCCTATGTGA
- the LOC125860822 gene encoding uncharacterized protein LOC125860822, with protein MNAQLQLRSSYLPNHCILLPPTSFSSSHTFSVLNSSNENRILGLGRLGLNERILANRTVTKRKKSCRLAIRASAGVWDGWMPEKSSKAPPLSDIIWPSAGAFAAMAMLGKIDQIMAAKGISMTIAPLGAVCAVLFATPASPGARKYNMFMAQIGCAAIGVLAFTILGPGWLARSTALSAAMAFMIYTRSVHPPAASLPLLFIDGAKLHQLNYWYALFPGAAGCILLCLIQEIVCYLKENVKF; from the exons ATGAATGCGCAGCTTCAGCTCCGTTCTAGTTATCTCCCTAATCATTGCATTTTGCTTCCACCGACGTCTTTTTCGTCCTCGCACACATTTTCTGTACTGAATTCTTCAAATGAAAACAGAATCTTAGGACTTGGGAGATTGGGTTTGAACGAAAGAATACTAGCAAACAGGACagtaactaaaagaaaaaaatcatgtcgTTTGGCCATTAGAGCATCGGCAGGAGTATGGGATGGTTGGATGCCAGAAAAGTCATCAAAAGCTCCTCCACTAAGTGACATTATTTGGCCTTCTGCAG GGGCATTTGCGGCAATGGCGATGCTAGGAAAAATAGACCAAATAATGGCAGCAAAAGGGATATCTATGACTATAGCTCCACTAGGAGCTGTTTGTGCTGTCCTATTTGCCACTCCTGCTTCTCCCGGTGCTAGG AAGTACAATATGTTTATGGCACAAATCGGTTGTGCAGCCATTGGTGTTTTGGCATTCACAATATTGGGCCCAGGTTGGCTAGCTCGAAGCACCGCCCTTTCTGCTGCCATGGCTTTCATGATTTATACTCGCTCTGTTCATCCTCCTG CTGCAAGTTTGCCGCTATTGTTCATTGATGGAGCTAAGTTGCATCAGCTCAACTATTGGTATGCTCTGTTCCCGGGAGCTGCTGGTTGCATTCTTCTCTGTTTAATA CAAGAGATTGTGTGTTACCTAAAAGAAAATGTCAAATTCTGA